The following is a genomic window from bacterium.
GTTAATCAGTGGCTGAATAGTTACTTTATTTCTATGTCTTCTCTGTTTCTCTGCGTCTCTGCGGTAAAGGATTACCTGAACGGTTACCCTTCCTTATAACTCTTCACTGTTCACTATCTTCTTTATCCTTGCATTTAAGTTTTTAAGTTCAAATGGCTTAAGTATGAATGCCGCCGCATCTAAATCTATAACCGGGGATTCATCAGCCGCGACACTTAAAATAACAATGGGTATTTCTTTATATCTGTTTCTTATCTGGCTAAATAACTCTAAGCCATATTCTAATAAGGGAAGTTTCATATCATGGATGATGAGGTCATATTTTTGTTGGGCTAATGTTTCTAAAGCCTTCTCTGCTTCCTTAACCACAGTTATTAAATAACCCTGTTTTTCAAAATTGTATTTTAAAATCCTGGCTATCGGTGGGTCATCTTCAATAACTAAAATCTTTTTTTTATCCATAGTTATTTTACTCCTTTGTGAACAGTGGGGACTGAAAAGTGAACAGGAAACAACTCTTCATTCTTCAGTGACTACTCTTTCGGTAATGTAAAAATAAAGGAACTCCCTTTTCCGGGCTCACTCTCTACCCAAATCTTACCTCCATGTGTCTCGATTATATGTTTTACCAGAGTTAAACCTAATCCCATACCTTTTGTTTCTCTGGTCATTGGGGATTCTAATTGATAAAATGGGGTGAAAATTTCATCTAATTTATCTCTGGAAATTCCCTGCCCAGTATCACTCACACAAACTTTAATTTCATCTCCACTTCTTTCTGCGGCTATCTTTACCTCTCCACCAGCTGGCGTAAATTTAATTCCATTTTCTATCAGATGTTCTACCGCAGTCTTAATTTTATGATAATCTCCAAATATCTGTGGTAAATCCTTCGGAATATTAACAATTAATTTTATCTTCTTATCCTTTGCTATCTTTTCTAATCTGGTTTGCTCTTCTGGTTTTAAATGGTCAATTAACTCTGCGACTAATTGAGACAAGTTAATTGCTCTCTTTCTCAAAGGAATATGTTTAATATCCAGCTCACTCAGCATAAGTATCTGGTTAATTTCTCGAGTTAAGGCATCACTCTCTGAATTAATTATTTCTAAAAACTCTTTTTCCTCCTCTGGGGTTTCCTCACCATCTAATAATGTTTCTGTGTATGCCTTGATAGAAGAAAGTGGTGTTCTCAATTCATGGCTAATTAAGGATAAAAAGTTACTCCTCATACGGGCAAGCAATTCTTCAGAAGTTACATCTCTGGAAACAATCACGACACCCATTACTTTATTATGACTATTTTTTAAAGAGGTCATTTTTAATGTTAAAATTTCTTTTTTATGAGTAGCCGGATTAGTTATTTCTATTTCTTCTTCGGTAAGATGATTTTCTATGATTGCCTCTTTCAGTAGCGTTGGCAGTTTTTCATCCTGAATAAATTCAATTATTGATTTATTTAGCATCTCACCATCAGTATGTCCTAACATCTGTTGTGCGACGGAATTAACCATCTGTATTTTTAAGTCAACATCCGTGACAATTAAACCATCAGCCATATTATTTATGATATTCTCAAGAAAATCTTTAGTAAATTTTTCTCTGGACTTACTTTTATCCAGTTCACTAATCTTTTCCCTGATTACTTTGCCCAGATAACCGCTAATAAATACGGTAACATAGAAAAAGGCACTATTCAGTCCTAATAAACAAAATGTATAAAAATTACTATCATAAATACAACCGACAATAGGGACGACATGGCGATGAGGAATAATCCCTAAATATTCTAAGAGGATAAAGAAGGTGTAGGAGAAAATAATGATGGTCGTGATTACCATAGTTACTCTTAATCCTGAAACAATTCCACAGGCAAGGATGTAAAAAAATACCAGAGGCGTAAGGAAACTTTCTATACCTCCTGTGACATAGATACATGCTAATATCAGAAAGAAATCAAATATCCTTGATAGATATAGGAGTAACAATAAGACTCTTTCGTATTTTATCAGGAAGATACAAATGATACCTCCTATATAGGATATCAGGGTGAGAATCATTATTGGTCTTACCGGGAAGGCTATCCAAAAATAGTTAATGATGATGGTTATACCCAGAACTAATGTAGTAATAATGAGGCGGTGTCGATTGTATGCCTTAAGAATTTTTATCATTTGAGTATTATCTAATTTCATTTTTTATCCTCTAATAAATATTATATCAAATAATTATTCTAAATGCAACAAAATTTTTCCACCTGTGCGGTTAGGGTGAGAAAAAGGTAACTGTTCAGATAGTAATTCACCGCAGAGACGCAGAGAAACAGAGAGGAAAATATCTTTTTTTTTCGTGTTTTTCGGTGTTTAAAAAAGTTTAAAAACAGTTAGGTGAAAGTAAGTATTAAAAGATTAATAAACAACGAAAGACCCGAAATGCACAAAAAAAGGAAATTTCTGTCTCTGGTGAATAGATTTTAATTTTTTCTCTGCGTCTCTGTGTCTCTGCGGTGAACGGTTACCTTTTTCCGCTAAATCCGTTAAATCCGCTTACAAAATCCACCCGCTTACTATTAAAATCTGCTTCCTTAATTTTCTACCTGCACAGGTCGAAATTTTTCTTGACTTTTTTGTATATAATGATAAAATGAATAAGAATTATGGGTAACCGTTCAGGTGGTAATTTACCGCAGAGACGCAGAGGAACAGAGAAGATATGGAAATAAATCAGATAACATAAAAGATTATTGAGGCAGATATGGAAATACATCGGACCTGCTTGCCGAATGTTCAGCAGGCAAGCCAGATTGGTTAATCAATTTTAATGTTGCTGAACTCAAGAGCTTACCCTGATGAAAATCAGGGAGGGAATTGTTGCCTCTCGTCCATAGATTTTAATTTTTTTCTCTGCGTCTCTGTGTCTCTGCGGTGAACGGTTACACGGAGGTTTATTGAGAAGATATGAGAAGACTTAATATCTTACAAATTAGTTCTTCTTTGGGCTGGGGTGGACGCGAGATGTATCCAATTACCTTATCACAAAAATTATTGGAAAGGGGACATAACCTTAATCTCATTGCTCATCCTGAAGGCAATATTTTGAAAAGAGCCGTCCCGGCTAAAATCCCAACCATACCGATGAATATCCACAAATATATTGATATTAAATCTATCTTTACCTTAGCCAGAATTATAAAAAGAGAAAACATAGAAATCATTCATTCTCACTTTGCTACAGACCTGTGGATAATAGTGCCAGCGGCTATTCTCTCTAGCATAAATCCAGCGGTCATCTTAACCAGACATATGAAGTCCCATCGAAGTAAAAAGGATATTGGACATCGATTAATCTATAATTATGTTAGTAAGGTAATTGCTAACTCAGAATTAGTAAAAGAGTGTCTTCTTGAAAGTCATCCATTAACTCAGGAGAAAATACCAGTTATTTATTATGGATTAGATTTGACAAAATATGACCCGAGGCGATATAATGGTATGCAGATAAAACAGGAATTTAATATTGATAATAAAACTAAAGTAGTTGGTATTGTTGGGCGATTAGAGCCGGGTAAAGGACAGGAGTATTTTTTACAATCGGCAAAACTAATTCTTAAGTCCTATCCAGAGGTTATACTATTAATTGTAGGCGAGGATATAGGAGCTAAAGGATATAAAAGTTATCTGATTAATCTGGCACAAGAGTTAGGTATTTCTGAAAAGGTTATATTTACTGGTCAAAGAGATGATATTCCAGAAGTAATGGCGGCACTGGATGTATTTGTCTTTACATCTAAAGCCGAGGCGTTTGGGTTAGTGTTAATTGAAGCAATGGCGATGTGTAAGCCAATTGTCGGTTTTCGGACAGGGGCAATAGAGGAAATAATCGAAGATGGGATAAATGGGATATTAATTCCTTTTGGAGATGTTACAGCATTAGCGAATAAAATTCTTAATTTGCTTATGGATACTCAAAAAGCAACAAATATGGGCAAAGAAGGAAGAAGGATAACTGAGGAAAAATTTGATTTAGACCATGCAGTTACACTGACAATAAAACTTTATGAGGAGGTGCTAAGTGATTGAGCGGGTATTAATTATTAATTTTGGCGGACTGGGGGATATGGTTTATACCACCCCTATTTTTAGAGAGCTCAAAAGAAATCTACCAGATTGCTATCTTATCTTTTTGACCGAACCACCTTATGCCGAGGTATTTATTAATAACCCCTATATTGATGAATTAATTCTTTTTAATAAAAAGGACTACCGCCTGCGTGATGCCCTCAAATTCTATCGAAAATTAAAGAGGAAAAACTTAGACCTGGTTATAGACCTGACTAAAGGTGCTCGGGGCGCCTTTATTACCTGGATGACAGGTGCTGAAAAACGCGTCGGATTCAAACATAAAGGCAGAGAATTATTTGCTTATAATGTCTGGGTAACAAGAGATAATACAAAGACCATTTGCCCTAATTCAAAATATGTTGTTGAATTCTTTTTAGATACATTACGGGCATTAGGGATGAAGGTAGAAGATTTGAGTTTGAGATTATATCCGGGTAAAAAGGATTGGAGTGTGGTCAGGGATTTTTTAATAAATAAAAAAATAGATTGGACAAAACCAATTATTGGCTTAAATCCTAATGTCAGTATCAAATTACGGGAGTGGCAGCCAGAGGGATTTGCCGAAACAGGAGATAGATTAGTTGAGCAATATGGTGCAAATATTATACTTATACAAGCACCTAATCAGGAAAAGATGGTCTCATCAATAATTAAAAAAATGCACACATCTCCCTTTATTGCCTCTGGGTTTACTATCAAGCAATTGACTTTATTGATTTCTAAATTTTCACTATTGATTACGGTTGATACGGGAATAAAACCTCTTGCCGTAGCAATGGATGTGCCAACGATTACCTTATTTGGTCCAACTAATTATATTAATTATACCCCAACTTCTGGCAAACATCTTGTTGTCAGAAAAGACCTGCCTTGCAGTCCTTGTGGCAAATTCCATTGTGATAATCCAGAGTGTATGACATTGATTACACCTGAAAATGTATTAAGTAAAGTAGAGGAGATATTGGTAAGCGGAGTAAATTACAAAATTCCAAATCACAAATTCCAAAATACAAATAAATTCCAATAACCAAAATTCAAAGTAACTATTCAGCCACAGATGGACACGGATGAAACACTGAAAATTCGTAATCTGTGTCCGTTTTCCGTGTCCGTAATTAGGCTGAAGGGTTCTTCTGAAAATCGGGACTCGGGACTCGGGGTTCGGGACTCGGGAAGGCTGGTAGGCGCACGACCCATGCTCTGCATGGGTGCCCCGAGCCTGATTTCATCTGTGTCAGTGGAGGAAATTTCTACCCCCTAACCCCCGCCAGCGGGGGATAATCGATTCTGAAATATTCACCAAATGAGGTAGTCATCCCTAACCCCCGCCAGCGGGGGATAATCCGCCTCTGACCTCTGTCTTCTGTCTCCTCTGCCCTCTGCCTTCTGCCCTCTGCCTTCTGCCCTTTGCTATTTATCCGTGTCAATCTGTGTTAATCCGTGGCTGAATAGTTACAATTAGGATTTTCTGGGGTCAACAATATAGCCATTGATAGCCGAAGCGGCCGCAGTTGCTGGAGAGGATAAATAGATAAATCCTTCTGGATTACCCATTCTGCCTTTGAAATTTCTGTTTTGAGTTGATAAACATACCTCGCCATCCCCTAATATTCCTTGATGGACACCAACGCACGGTCCACATCCTGGCGGATTTATTACTCCCCCGGCTTCAATAAATGTTTCGATTAATCCTTCTTGAATCGCCTGAAGAAAAATTTTTCTCGAGGCAGGTGTAATTAATAATCTTGATTTTATTTTTTTACCTTTCAATATCTTTGCCGCAATCCGTAAATCCTCTATTCGACCATTAGTGCAGGTGCCAATGAGCACCTGGCTCACCTTAACATCCTTCAATTCCTCAACTGCTTTGACATTATCTACGGTATGTGGCAAAGAGACCATTGGCTTAAGTGTTGAGACATCAATTTTAATCTCTTTTTCATATTTTGCATCTTCATCCGCGTAAATTTCCTTAAATCCAGTATCACGATTATGTTCTTTCAGAAATTTATATGTTTTTTCATCCGAAGCAATTAATCCTACTTTTGCACCAGCCTCAACAGCCATATTGGCTAAGGTTAATCTATCGTTCATCTCCATATCTTTGATAGCCTGGCCTGAGAATTCTAAAGCCTTATAAGTGGCTCCATCAGCCCCAAGTAGCCCAATTATGTATAAAATCACATCTTTAGCAAAAACCCCAGGGGGAAATTTTCCTTCGAGTTGAATTTTAAAGGTCTGCGGGACTTTAAACCAGGTTTTACCAAGGGCAATACCAACTGCGACATCCGTAGAGCCCATACCTGTGGCAAAGGCACAAAGTGCACCACCTGTGCAAGTATGTGAATCCGCACCAATTAAGATGTCCCCTGGATTGAGATAATCCTCAATAACTATCTGGTGGCAAACACCTTCTCCGACATCTGAGAGTTGAATTCCTGTTTTTTTAGCAAAATCGCGAAGAAAGTTATGGTCATTGGACAATTCTTTTTTCGGACTGGGTGCGGCGTGGTCGATAAAGAAAATTGTCTTTTTGGGATTTGCAACCTTTTCTAATCCTATTTTTTGGAGTTGACGGACGGCTAAAGGACCTGTCCCATCTTGAGTTAGACACAGGTTGACATTTACAACCACAAATTCCCCTGCCTTTATCTGTTGACCAACATTTAAAGAAATGATTTTTTCAGCTAAAGTTTGTCCCATCACTACATCCTCCTCTGCTAAGTCGGAATTGGAAGTTCGGGAATAAAAGAATTCCCCTAACCCCCTTTATTAAGGGGGAATATCTGTTCTACACCATAGGATACGAGTCTGTGGATACTATACTAATTCGCTAATCTCTAATTCACTAATTCGCTATTTTCAGAGGAAATAGTAACTTGTTCTCTTATTTCCCGGACGGTAGGAATCCAAACTTTTCCTTAATCTTTTTCTCAATTTCATCTGCGATTTGCTTATTTTCTTCTAAGTATTTACGGGCATTGTCTTTGCCCTGTCCCAATTTTGTATCACCGTAAGAAAACCAGGTGCCGCTTTGTTGAATAATTTTTTCCTCTGCTCCAACCTCTAATAAACTTCCTTCATAGGATATTCCGCGGTCATACATAATGTCAAATTCAGCCGTTCTAAAAGGTGGTGCAACCTTATTTTTAACTACCTTTACCTTTGCTCGACTACCAATGACTTCTTCGCCTTTAAGAATTGGTTGAGTTTTTCGCATTTCCAATCTAACTGAGGAATAAAACTTTAATGCCCGACCACCTGGTGTTGTTTCAGGACTGCCAAACATAACACCAATCTTTTCGCGGATTTGATTGATGAAAATAGCGGTTGTCTTTGATTTACTGATGGTCGAAGTCAACTTTCTTAATGCTTGAGACATAAGTCTTGCCTGTAAACCAATATGTTGGTCACCCATTTCACCTTCTATCTCTGCTTTGGGAACTAAAGCCGCTACAGAATCAACGATGATTATATCTACCGCGCCAGACCTGACTAAAGTATCGGCAATTTCTAATGCTTGTTCACCGGTATCCGGTTGAGAGATATAAAGATTATCTACATCTACGCCTATTTTTTTAGCATATTCTGGGTCAAGGGCATGTTCGGCATCAATAAATGCGGCTATGCCGCCATTTCTTTGAGCCTGGGCGGCAATACTTAGACTTAAAGTTGTCTTACCCGATGATTCTTGTCCGAATATCTCTACCACCCTGCCTCTTGGCATACCACCTACACCTAAGGCAATATCCACGGCAATTGAACCCGTCGGGATAGCGGGAACCTTTTCTTTTGCCTGTTCTTCTCCCAGTCGCATAATTGCCCCGCGACCAAAGTGCCGCTCAATTTGAGTTAAGGCTAATTCTAACGCCTTTTGCTTTTCACTTATTTCTTGTGCCATCTCTTTAAAACCTCCTTTTTTTTGGTAATTGATTAGATGGTAACCGGTTAAATAGTTACTTTTATTATACAACATAAAAATTTGTATGTCAATCAAAAAAGTTTCGTTTCAGTTCTGAAGAGTAAATTTTCATGATTTTTATTTTTAAGATACACTTCGGGGACAAGATGGTAGGGGACATTAAAAAGGACAGTTCTCTCCTGTGTCTCCTGATATATCAAAATATTGGAGTCAAAAAAAAGATTGTTAATATGATAAAAATATGATATGATATGATATGGATTAAAGAGGGAAAAAGAGGGGTTGCTGGAACAAAATAAGGTAGCAGTTCTAAGAAGAATCCAGGCGGATTTGGTAAGGTTGAGACAGGTTTTTCAGGATATTATCTACCTCAATCAGTTGTCTGGTAAAGGCAAACAATAATCCCCTGGTGAAGTTCTTAAAACTACCAAAAACCTTGACAATGTTTTTAAGTCCATTGCCTTTGATCATTAGTTGTCTAATGGTATGAGCAATTTGCAGGAGAAGATGAAAACATTTGATCGCATTATAGTTTTGGCTATAAGCGTGTTCCAGCTCAAACCCCTCTTTTTTCTGAGCTTTAAATCCTTGATTTTCAATTTTCCATCGGCTTCGACCTCCTTGATTAGCTAAATGTTTGTAATTTGTCTTTGTAATCTTTGTCTTGCATATCCAGGTAAAAAAGGTCTTCTCCTCACCTTTCTTTCCTGAGGTTGTCTCTTGACATTCGAGGATATGAAGTTTATGCCCTTCGTATTCAATATCATTAACCCAGTGAAAGTCCTGGCTGGTATTAGCATTGACTTGATGTGTCCCTTTATTTTCCGGACTAAGCTGGAGCAAATTCTGAAATTCCTTGTAAACACTGGGCATACTACCTTCTTTAAATCGAATGATGTAAATCCAGCCATTTTTCTCTACTAAATCAAATACGGGTTTCCCTGCATACAAGCTGTCAAATAACAAACAAAATTTGGTGCGAGGAAAATGTCCTTTCAACCTTTGAGCTAAACGATAAAAAGCCTTTAATTCACAATCTTGCCTATCTAGATCTTGTGATTCATTTTCGACAAACTCAGTCAGGACTGGAATCGCAAAACCATCAGGAGTGACCAATTTTGCTTCTAAAACATAGTAGTAATATTCATAATGGGTTTGCCCATTTTCATCCTGGCTAATCTTTTTTCTTAAACAATGTTTGTATTTATCCGGATCTTTCTTATACTGGTCTTCAGTAATGGTTATAGTTTTGGTACCATCAATAGCTATTAATATAGTATTGGTTTAACAACCGATACCTTTCTAATACCCTTTGTCGGATTAAACGTCGAATCATTTCTATACAGATTTTCTCTAAGTCGGTTGGAGACAATTTAACCAGAAGGTCAATTAATGTCCCGTGATGAGGCATCCTTTCCAGGCTATAGTCTTGAATACTTAAGAGAGGAAATAATGCTTTGAAATTAGCTAAGAATTCCTTCCCAAAGGTATAATCAATATTACGGCTGGAACCTAACTGAAACAGAAACAAAAACAAGCCTTCCCAGAATAAGATGCCTAACTCATAATCAGTCATATTTACCGAACGATGATCATGAATTTGCAAAACCTATTTTCCTATCTTAGGAAAGAAATGATGAATCGTCTTGGCAAATATCTCGGGTATTTTTTCGATTTGCTCTTCGTCCTTCATTAACTTTCC
Proteins encoded in this region:
- a CDS encoding 3-isopropylmalate dehydratase large subunit, which codes for MGQTLAEKIISLNVGQQIKAGEFVVVNVNLCLTQDGTGPLAVRQLQKIGLEKVANPKKTIFFIDHAAPSPKKELSNDHNFLRDFAKKTGIQLSDVGEGVCHQIVIEDYLNPGDILIGADSHTCTGGALCAFATGMGSTDVAVGIALGKTWFKVPQTFKIQLEGKFPPGVFAKDVILYIIGLLGADGATYKALEFSGQAIKDMEMNDRLTLANMAVEAGAKVGLIASDEKTYKFLKEHNRDTGFKEIYADEDAKYEKEIKIDVSTLKPMVSLPHTVDNVKAVEELKDVKVSQVLIGTCTNGRIEDLRIAAKILKGKKIKSRLLITPASRKIFLQAIQEGLIETFIEAGGVINPPGCGPCVGVHQGILGDGEVCLSTQNRNFKGRMGNPEGFIYLSSPATAAASAINGYIVDPRKS
- a CDS encoding ATP-binding protein; the encoded protein is MKLDNTQMIKILKAYNRHRLIITTLVLGITIIINYFWIAFPVRPIMILTLISYIGGIICIFLIKYERVLLLLLYLSRIFDFFLILACIYVTGGIESFLTPLVFFYILACGIVSGLRVTMVITTIIIFSYTFFILLEYLGIIPHRHVVPIVGCIYDSNFYTFCLLGLNSAFFYVTVFISGYLGKVIREKISELDKSKSREKFTKDFLENIINNMADGLIVTDVDLKIQMVNSVAQQMLGHTDGEMLNKSIIEFIQDEKLPTLLKEAIIENHLTEEEIEITNPATHKKEILTLKMTSLKNSHNKVMGVVIVSRDVTSEELLARMRSNFLSLISHELRTPLSSIKAYTETLLDGEETPEEEKEFLEIINSESDALTREINQILMLSELDIKHIPLRKRAINLSQLVAELIDHLKPEEQTRLEKIAKDKKIKLIVNIPKDLPQIFGDYHKIKTAVEHLIENGIKFTPAGGEVKIAAERSGDEIKVCVSDTGQGISRDKLDEIFTPFYQLESPMTRETKGMGLGLTLVKHIIETHGGKIWVESEPGKGSSFIFTLPKE
- a CDS encoding glycosyltransferase family 9 protein, whose translation is MIERVLIINFGGLGDMVYTTPIFRELKRNLPDCYLIFLTEPPYAEVFINNPYIDELILFNKKDYRLRDALKFYRKLKRKNLDLVIDLTKGARGAFITWMTGAEKRVGFKHKGRELFAYNVWVTRDNTKTICPNSKYVVEFFLDTLRALGMKVEDLSLRLYPGKKDWSVVRDFLINKKIDWTKPIIGLNPNVSIKLREWQPEGFAETGDRLVEQYGANIILIQAPNQEKMVSSIIKKMHTSPFIASGFTIKQLTLLISKFSLLITVDTGIKPLAVAMDVPTITLFGPTNYINYTPTSGKHLVVRKDLPCSPCGKFHCDNPECMTLITPENVLSKVEEILVSGVNYKIPNHKFQNTNKFQ
- a CDS encoding glycosyltransferase family 4 protein gives rise to the protein MRRLNILQISSSLGWGGREMYPITLSQKLLERGHNLNLIAHPEGNILKRAVPAKIPTIPMNIHKYIDIKSIFTLARIIKRENIEIIHSHFATDLWIIVPAAILSSINPAVILTRHMKSHRSKKDIGHRLIYNYVSKVIANSELVKECLLESHPLTQEKIPVIYYGLDLTKYDPRRYNGMQIKQEFNIDNKTKVVGIVGRLEPGKGQEYFLQSAKLILKSYPEVILLIVGEDIGAKGYKSYLINLAQELGISEKVIFTGQRDDIPEVMAALDVFVFTSKAEAFGLVLIEAMAMCKPIVGFRTGAIEEIIEDGINGILIPFGDVTALANKILNLLMDTQKATNMGKEGRRITEEKFDLDHAVTLTIKLYEEVLSD
- the recA gene encoding recombinase RecA: MAQEISEKQKALELALTQIERHFGRGAIMRLGEEQAKEKVPAIPTGSIAVDIALGVGGMPRGRVVEIFGQESSGKTTLSLSIAAQAQRNGGIAAFIDAEHALDPEYAKKIGVDVDNLYISQPDTGEQALEIADTLVRSGAVDIIIVDSVAALVPKAEIEGEMGDQHIGLQARLMSQALRKLTSTISKSKTTAIFINQIREKIGVMFGSPETTPGGRALKFYSSVRLEMRKTQPILKGEEVIGSRAKVKVVKNKVAPPFRTAEFDIMYDRGISYEGSLLEVGAEEKIIQQSGTWFSYGDTKLGQGKDNARKYLEENKQIADEIEKKIKEKFGFLPSGK
- a CDS encoding transposase produces the protein MVTPDGFAIPVLTEFVENESQDLDRQDCELKAFYRLAQRLKGHFPRTKFCLLFDSLYAGKPVFDLVEKNGWIYIIRFKEGSMPSVYKEFQNLLQLSPENKGTHQVNANTSQDFHWVNDIEYEGHKLHILECQETTSGKKGEEKTFFTWICKTKITKTNYKHLANQGGRSRWKIENQGFKAQKKEGFELEHAYSQNYNAIKCFHLLLQIAHTIRQLMIKGNGLKNIVKVFGSFKNFTRGLLFAFTRQLIEVDNILKNLSQPYQIRLDSS
- a CDS encoding response regulator, with product MDKKKILVIEDDPPIARILKYNFEKQGYLITVVKEAEKALETLAQQKYDLIIHDMKLPLLEYGLELFSQIRNRYKEIPIVILSVAADESPVIDLDAAAFILKPFELKNLNARIKKIVNSEEL